In Papaver somniferum cultivar HN1 chromosome 9, ASM357369v1, whole genome shotgun sequence, the genomic stretch CTCGATCCAAGAAAACAATAATTCTAAAAAGGTAATTAAAATTCTTAAAACCTTAAAATCTTAAACATAAACTCAATCGGAACAAATAAACACCAAGTAAGAAAGTTCGGTGTATGGTCATAATGTTGGATACCAAGCCTAATGTAAACAAGACAAATAAAAAGCTTAAGAAGTAAATCTAGAGTCAAAAGAACAAACCAACCAACTAGTGCAGCCAGAGAGCAAAATGGGATCGTTAAATATTCCAGGTACCTACTAAGTTCCCAGCGGGGTGCTCCGCCAAATGGATTATTAACATAGCTACCAGTACTAGGGAACCCTCCATCTCCATTCTTCCGACCCAAGCCAACCctaaaagaatttggttttgCCTTGAGAGAGAAGTTGTAATTCTGATCCAAACTCTTCCGAAGAGGTCTACATGGAAAAATGATAGAACGATTCAAAGAGTTCCGATATATAAGAGAATTTGAATTTGATGATGAGTTTTGGAAACAAGCCAAGCGAGAAAACGATGAAGAAGTCATTGACGAACTCAAAAAAGAAGCTATTGTGAGCGAATCGGATGTGTATACGCTGCTGACGAAGAATAACAAGGGATAGTCAAAGAATATTTCTATGGATTTTtatagatttttattttgagtgaGTCCCAGAGATTCTTTGGGAACCTAGAGAATTCTAGTGATTCTCTGAGAGAAtttagagagtctttgtgacttgtagagacaaaaaTGAGATTTGTGGGGATAAAAAAATGAGACTTGTAGAAAATTTATGTGATTTGTAGAGACAAAACTGTATAGTATCCTCTGATTAATTCCAAACATtaccaatttttttattattcacGTTACAGTAATAATAAAAGTGTCATGACCACCTAATGAAATATGTGTCAAGTGCCAAAATAAATCTCATTGTTGTCCTATGCCTAAATTTTCATTCATTGTATTCCACTCGTCCCACATTTTATTTTCTATGCTATCTCACCACTGATTTTCTATGCGGAGTTTTCGAAAAAActtaaaattggaaaaaaaaaaaaactcataacttctaaaatatatattttaaaatcgATGTATATCACAAAAACTTACATAGCcgattttaaaatatatattctcCAATTTAAAAAATCACTttattccacattttatcttgattaCCCCTTTCCAAGTGGCCCTTAAGTGTATTACCGCACACAAGGAGAGAGAGAAAATGGTTCACTCCCAAAACCAAAAAATCTCCAAATTTCCAAATCTCCCGAAATATCACCTCTTGAAGAGAGATTTTTACCATGCCTATTTTCAAGAAAAAGTCACTCCAAATCTctgaaaacaacaaatcaatgatTTTCAAATCCCCTACGAATAACGGAGTGTTGGAGTAATtcttatgaaatcctaatccaataacatggagttttaGAGAATTTAAACGACTTGAAAAAAGTCTCTAATTAATAACAAGATACATTAAGAGACTCTCCAAAAATTTCCATGGACTAACAGTAGATTTGCGAGCTTCTTACGGACTCCCCAGAAGTCATTCACAATCTCATTTGACTAACCCCGTAATAGAAAGGACTACTACGTGCGACGATTTTATATACACACATATCAGTGTGGGCCTTGTACTGGGCTTGCAACCAGACTAGAGAGGTTCTTAAACGATAAAAATTGACAAAAAGTTCCATTCATTTCTCGTTGAGTTGCAGTGCCTGTGCCGTAATCTCCACAAGTTAAAAGGTCCTTTGACTTAATTAAAGTACTGCCTTAGTCTCCACAAGTAATTTTCAGGCAAATAACACGAAAAGTATAAATAACACGACGGCCAAATTCTCATCAAATTAAGGGAAAGATGGAGCCAGTGAAAAATGTTTGATTTTCTAGTtatagtttgtttttgtgtatcgAGGTCAAAATAACTTAATGAGCTCAACTTTTATCATGGTCCATGGAGCCCGGAGGACTAAATTATTCTTAGACAAGCAGTCGAGCGTGCAGCGTACCATATGGCTTTGCTAGTGCTGTTGTCCACATTGGTCGTGTAAGTATAACTTGAACATTTGTGCGAGCGTTAGGACCTTGCTCCAAAGTGTTCGACATTCATGGCCAACCCCCAACATGAACTCTAGTATAAAAATAAACTTACTGACCTTTGCCTTCCTTGCATGCAGCTATGTATTAGCCGCCATGAACGAACAGAAATAGTGGAGAAGTCATATACAGTAGCATTTTTTTGTACTAAATGGTTGTGTACCCTCTTATCAACCATTTGGAAGGAGACCTTGTTGAAAGATACCAAACTGAGGTACTAATAGTCAATCCTTCTTTTACGAGTGGAATATCACACAAATaataagtatgcgaagtaaggaCTATCTGATGTAAGTGAGGACTATCGTACATGGCAAAGTTGAAGTGACGTATTgggtgatgtcagcaaagtcacgagtaaagtgtgatgttctGTGCGAAGTATAAGCTGTGCGAGAATAAGTGAGTGTAAATGAGCGAATGTATAGCacaatgattccgaaaatagtggatctcttagctgtcatccactatgaggaatcactatataaaggaaagaggTCATCATATAGGAGAAGGATCTTTTAGTGTGTGTAAGACAAGAAActatgagagagaaagtttatttggagaccAAGTAAAGTCATTGTTATCCATTGTATCCAATTATAATCATTGGAAAttaataaagaattcattatgattacttgagtgattgtttagatacattggggtgtggttgttggttttcctgcaactacatttttggcgccagaAACATCTTTGGTGATAAATCCTGTTAATAAGTTACCAAATCTTCAAAAGATAGATCTGAAATTTTTGGAGAAAGTACAGAAGAATAATAAAGAATCTATGGAGAAAGCAAGAACCgtaacaatacaaggaagaggtAGAGATATACAACGTAATTCTATAACTAAAACGTCAATCTCTGATGCAAATTTTCAAGAAAGAATAACAGGTAGAATTCACAAGCGAAATTATGAAGGAAGGAAGGTGGAAACGGTGGAAAAAGAATCTTCATTAAAAGAATGGGAAAAAGTGGAGATTACATTTGCAGCAGAAGAAATTCCAGCAGAAAATTTAAAGATGACAGATCCGTTGGTAATTACAGTCACAGCTGAGCGAGGAGAAAACATtgtaatgaagaagaaatcagaaaaatCGGCGGTTGATAGAACACTGATAGATACAGGAAGTGGAGTTGAGGTcttattttatcgcacattcTAAGCAATGGGATATGAAGATGCAGAGATGACACATCCAACTTACAATGTTCATGGATTCAATAAAGCAATCACAAAGCCAAAAGGAGAAATCGTGATGCGAATATTACTGGGAGAAGTGGTAACAAAGATAACACTGTGTGTGATTGACATAgaatcaccatacaacatgttatTGGGAAGACCATGGGTGCACGCGATAAAAGTTGTAGCATCAACACTACATCAGTGCATCAGGATTCCAATCCCAAGTGGtataggtgaaatcaaaggagatgTAACGAGTGCGAAGATTTGCAATCAGGTAGATGTAAGAAATTATGAAGGGAAAACAAAGAAGCGAAAGGATCGctggagaaaagaaaaataactcAAAAAGGAGGAAGAGTTTCGGATATACATGATCAGAGCGAAATAGGGAAAAGGAACACCAAGTGAAGCACCAACGAAGGAAGGTGAACAGATTAAGATGATTAtggaaccaacaccaatgggagaactgAAAGCAAATTTTACCGTAGTAGAACCAacgaaagaaataaacgttggatctgaagaagaaccaaaaatattaaaaataggaaccaaaatggataaagaagaagaagaagaaaaaacgataAATATCTTGCGAGAACATAATGATATCTTCGCGTGGAGTATGGAGGCAATGCCAGGGATAAATCCGTCTGTGGCATGTCATAAATTGAATATTAAAAAGAATGTAAAGCCATTTAAGCAAAGAATAAGGAAGGTCGCAATTGATTATCATCCACAAATAGAAGCGGAGTTGCAAAAGATGCTGGAAGCgaaatatccagaatggatagcaaatatggtggTAGTACCAAAAAAGAATAACGGGATACGGatctgcatagatttcactgGTTTAAATAAAACGTGTCCGAAAGATAGTTTTCCTTTACCAGATATACCTCAAATGGTAGAATCAGCGTCAGGAAATGGAAGAGTCTCAATGTTGGATGGATATAAAGGTTATAATCAAATTCTTTTggatgaagaagatcaagaacatactgctttcttcgcaccaagaggtttatactgctATACGaaatgccatttggattgaagaatgcgggTGCGACATATCAGAGAATGgtggaaaaagtatttgaaaagtggatacataaaacattagaagtctaTGTCGATGACATGTTAATTAAGAGTAAAGAGGCGAAGGATCATGTTGATGATTTGCGAGAAATCTTTGAGCAGATGCGAAGATTCAATATTAAggtgaatccagaaaaatgcgTATTCGGTGTATCATCAGGGAAATTCTTGAGTTACATAATatccaagaagggaatagaagttgatccagaaaaactACAAGCAATTAGAGATATGTTGTCCCCTGCAACAGTGAAAGACGTTCAAAAGCTAAATGGATTAATAGCTTCGTTGGGAAGGTTTATCTCACGTTATTCGGATAAGTGTAAACACTTTTTTAGCATATTAAAGAAGGGGACCAAATTTGAGTGGACGGAAGAATGCGATAAAGCATTGCAGAGCACAAAAAATTATTTGGTGaatttatccattatgcaaaaggcCAAACCGGGAGAAGAATTGCTACTCTATTTAGCATCAACGTCGCATGCGTTAAGTGCAGTATTATTACGCTCGGATGATGGGATAGAAAAACCAATATATGACATAAGTAAAACATACAACTCAGcagagaaaaattattcaaagattgaaaagCTAATTCTCGCATTGGTGTATGCATCATTCAAGCTTCACATTTACTTTCAAGCTCATAAGATTAAGGTATTAACGAAGGTACCAATTGAACCaacaatgaagaattcaaaaagatcagggagAGTTGAAAGGTGGAATGCACAATTAGGAAATTAGGAAATTATGAAATTGGTTATGagattttatcttcaccaaagtctCAAGTTATCGCAGAGTTCCTCGCAGAGTTtccattagaagaagatgaatatgtagaagaaatgatggatgtggaTGAAGACTACGGGAATCCTAAAGACTTATTAACTGATCGGAATTCAAATAGATTGGGAATATTAGTGGATGGATCATCCAATGGAGAAGGGAATGCTATTGGTATTATATTCATTTCACCAACAGGAGCGCGAATGGCTTATTCATTCAGACTGGATTTCGCATGCACAAATAATGAGACTGAGTATGAGGCAGTTGTACATGCACTAAAGCTAGCAATTGAAATTAAGATAGAATATGCATGAATAAATAGTGACTCACAGCTAGTAATTCGCCAAGTAGAAGGTACATAtagtacaaatgaaccatctttgcAAAAATACAAACAgttggttatggatttagcaacacgaattccaaaaataagttggagacaCATAGGCAGAAAGGACAATAGACTCGCAGATGCATTGGCCTtcataccttccatgttaatagATCCAGTTGAAAGGGACATAACAATACAAACACTCTTTTTACCATCTATAGAGAAATGAGAAACAACTCAAACAGATGTGATGACAATAGAAGAAGAAAGTGTGAGCGAAGATAAAGATTGGAGAACTGAAATCCATTTATACTTAGAGAAGGGAGAAGTAACAAGAAAAAGGTTGGAGGCACACAAAATAAAAATTCATGCGACGAATTATGAATTGAGGGAGGGCATTCTTCATAGAAGATCATTCCTGGGACCTTCGCTCAGATTCTTACGCGAAAAGAAAGGATAGAAATTTTAAAGGCATTACATTATGGAGATTCCGGTAATCATAGCGGAGGAAGGTCACTCGCATATAGAGCAAAGATATAAGGCTACTATTTGCCATACATGCATGAGGATGCGAAACAAATCTCAAGAATatgtgaagaatgtcaacgtcatggCAAAAAGATATATGCACCCGGAGCAATGCTAAATTCATCAACAAATgcgtggccctttggaaaatgggggatCAGCATTGTTGGACCATTTATACAAGGAACGAGACAAAAGAGATATTTAATTGTCGCAACAGACTATTTTACAAAATGGGCAGAAGTAAAAGCAGTTCAGCATATTCGTGATAAGGACATATTCACATtcatctttgagaatattatatGCAGATTTGGTATTCCTGCACAGTTAGTATCTGATAATGGAAAGCAGTTCGAGggtgagaatatagaaatgttattgAATGTGTTCAAAATTCAAAGCGGAAAATatactcctttatatccacaaagtaatggacaagtagaagcaacaaataaaacgatCACAGataacttgaagaagaagttagaagggcacaacaaaggatggtgcgaacaagtacataatgtcaTATGGGCTTACAGGACAACAAGGAGAGAAGCAACAGGGATATCACCTTTCTGTTTAACATATGGGGTAGAAGTCGTATTACCAACAGAGGTTATCATTCCAACAACaaagaaagaagcttgggagaagaatCTAAGTGCAGATCTAATTCTAGCAAAACTTGATGACTTAGAAGAAGCAAGATAGGTCGCTTTACAatatatggaaaattatcaacaaagTCTAGCTCGAGAATACAATAAACGTGTTAAGATAAGAGAATTTCAACCAGGGGAATTGGTGTTGCGAGAAATCCCAATTTATCAGAGAGGGGGTGATGGGAAATTAGAAAAGAAATGGGATGGACCCCTATATAATAAAAAGGATAGTTGGAAATGGAGCTTATGAGTTAATGGATCCCGAAGGGCGAGATATGGGTCGAAGATTAGATCGTCCTTGGAATAGACAatatttgaagaaatattatccatTGGAGTTTGCGAATTTCATCGCACAAGTTAACACATGTGAGAGGTTAAGAATATGAATCCTCATCTTTGAACAAGGATTTAGTATTTGATTCAGTAAACAAGTTTGAAAAATTCGCTCATATTTAAGAAACTCTTTTTAAGAAAAAGGCACATGTAAGACAtcaaaataagaccttaataaaaggcatCAGAATTAATTTTTAATCAGATAGACTAGGAATTTGAatatggcgtgcaacctagttcgcatacatgcaagaggcaaaaaagtaagacctatcgcacgtcatagtcggaaaacctagaaagcatgactcaagggaaagttataccgaccctggaacttgagtcatggagatttggggtgagaacaaacgaaaatacccatccgggagaggtaccttaaattttcagtctaagataataatcttggattgagagactaaggtgagaaagtctctcctaaggagtgcagaaactcgatcagggcgccgaggtacactgttgagtcaagagttctcggggcgtctggagcgtaccttgccactcttgacaagtcctgactatgatgcactcggtccgaagataccccacttaggatgCGGTCTCGCAACCATAAACCTCATCGGTAGTGGGAtgtgagactgcgaaatcaactggttgttgaattaactggatgggaagagccataatcttaacccggtagaggtaagcttccttgaaggggcaatcaaggggaagataaggacgacaccctccattagggagctgaattgtgtcaaaagacgtaaatgtcataagactttttactcaagggagtattaagacttatcatatttatgcgataaaacctgaagaggaaataatacaagaaaaagataagatgagatcaatgggtcgatacactaAAATGTAAAGACCGCCTGCGATCTCATCACACAGAAAtaaggcaagataagacctttacatatgaaggcaagataagacctcatgagaaagaatatatacaaACTAATGACTGTTTTGCAGGAAATTCAAAATTCATTAGATCCCACACTTGTTTTATACAAGaaatataataagaggcaagtatgggaattaaaataataaaatattatcttcCTTGTAACAAACAAGTTCAAAATGTATTAAAACAAAGAAGGGAAATACTggatgaaaagaaaattgaacaTGTTCAGCAGCTACATTTTGTTCGACCAAGGATTTTTTAGCATCAGTATTGGGCCCAAGATTCTCAATTTCAGCATTAGTCTTATCAACAGACTTGTCCTTCTCAATTTGATCCTCTTCATCCTCTTGATCATTCTCATCATTGATCACAAATTCATAATCACTATCTGGTTCAGGGTACTCTTCATCTTCGCTTACATTAAGAGGAGGAATCTTTACTGCATGAAGAGAGTTGCTTAGAAGAATTCCATTAACTACAGATTGAGCACTAGCATGAGCCTTGTGAATAGCTACCCTTTCAAGGTTTCTACCATTGATCTCTAAAAAAGATTGTTGATGTGCGAGTCTTCTTCTCGCTCTGTCTCGAGAAGTAGAAAGAGAAAGTTCAAGGTTCGCATGAGATACTTCCAGGTTCAAACGCTCTTTGCGAACTTTGGATAAATCAGATCTCAACTGAGCAATAGTAGATTGATGTGACTTTTCAAAATCTGCGAAGAATAATAAACTATCAAAATTGGAAATAAACCTCGCATTAATGAAATTCAAAGAAATAGTTAAACAATAACAAGGCAGTCAACTCTAGCTCACTACCTTCGCAGAATTTAGAAAAGAGAAGGGTGTTATTCTTCATACTTTCCACAgctttatcaaaatcatcaccaactgAACCATTAAGACGGGAGCGAATCTTCTTTTCATCAGCAGAGagtgacttttttttttcttaagagcATCATAAGATTGCTTTAATTGATTATATTGTTCTTGAAGCTGATTCTTCTTCACAGTCAAATTTATTTTACTTTGAATGATTTTTTCATTCTGGGTCTTTAATTCCTTAAGTGATGTCTCATGCTGTACTTCAAACTGAACGAAGAGCTAGCGCTTGATCTTCGTTTATTTTCTGAAGAATTAAATATTGATGCGAAAACATTGTTTCTTTGCTTAAGAAAGAATGCTTCTCCCTAGAAAGAGTATGATTTTCTTCTGACAATGTTTCATACATTTGATCGGCATTACGTGACAATTTAGAAAAATGGAATATTTGACTATTTAATACTTCAATTTCTTGAATGAGATGGTTATTCTCATGGGTTAGATTATTAATCTGATCAAGTGAATATGAATGTTGATTATTTAGTTGGTTTAACTGAGTCTGCAACTTCTCGTTATTCGCTTGAGTATCCTCAGCAAGATATTGAAAAGTATATCTCTCCAAAACTCGCCTCTGAtttaaatcttaataaatgcatGAAGAAATTTAAGGAATGTTGGTAAGCGAAGAAATATATCATAAGGTACAATAAGCAAAGGAGAAAAAGTCACCTCTAAGTTCTTGGTTTCGGTTGCGAAGGTTTTCAGCCTCAAGATTTGCAACTTGAAGTTCTCCCCTCAATTTCTGGACCTCTTGAAGTTCTACTTTCAACCTATTGACTTTATTCTCCAAGGAAGCATTTTGTTGCGAAAGTTCCAATTAAGAGCAGCTAGATTCAAAACGCCCTTCGACAAGAATCATTCGACGATGAGAatcctaaagaagaaagaagataaggATAAGAGGTTAAGATATTAAAGTTGGGCCAAAACATGAAAAAGGGGACTTACCAAGACATCTAGAGCAGTATGGAAGCTTGGATCAATTTGAGAATGGATCTCATCTCTTGTAGCTCTATCAGAGAGAAATTCGCACAGAAGTTTACTGAAAGCAGAGCAAATGTGAAGTTTGCAAGGGTTATTAGTAGAGGATTGGGCAGAGTTGATGATGTCGGACAGAGTTTGGGAAGCAAAATTCACACTATCCAAAGCTTTTTTGCTAAGAGAAAGGGAATTTAATAAcatagaggaagatgaagaagaagggatGGATATAGAAGGAGAAGGAATTGTAAAATTTGTAGGGAATGATACATTAGCAGAATTTGGTTGAAGATCAGTatggatgaatgaagaagaagtcTGATTCGCACCTGATGAATTCGCAGAGGCAGTAATAGGGATATCTTTCATCCCTTGATCAACATCAGTTTCCTTTTCACCAGGAAAAATTTCTTCAAAGGTGACAGAAATATTTGCATCAGAAGTTTGAATTGGGGTGATAGAGGCATTAGCATCAGAAGTTCGAATTGTTGCTAAAGGGGTGACGTCTGCGACATCAAAGTCAAGAATAGAAAGATTTGACTTCATTGTTGTGGGCTTGCGAACTTTCTTAGCCTTTGGTTTCTTGACCCCACCCATCTCACAATCAGAAACCTGCGAAAACAAagtagataagaaatagaggcaacaatattgtttagtTACAATTGgatatttcttacttctttgtTCTGCGAAGTTTTCCTCTTATGAGATTCTTTATTTGTATCATCtgaagaagaattagggtttggaacgGTTATCCTCCGGGCGCTTAAAGAAGAATTTTTCCTGGAATAGT encodes the following:
- the LOC113312380 gene encoding uncharacterized protein LOC113312380 — encoded protein: MGYEDAEMTHPTYNVHGFNKAITKPKGEIVMRILLGEVVTKITLCVIDIESPYNMLLGRPWVHAIKVVASTLHQCIRIPIPSGIGEIKGDVTSAKICNQVDVRNYEGKTKKRKDRWRKEK